AAAAGATCGGCAACCAATCACCGAATCACATAGCACCATTGGTAATAAGCACACTCCGAGTTCTCCATATGCAATTATGGCTTTGCCTTTTGGTGGTGGGTGCCTAGGTTTGGTGTTCCCAACACCATCACATATGGAGACAATATAAAATgttgtaaaatctcaaatttgacACTTGTGAGAGTGAGCCCTATAGCCAATGcgaagtgccaaaactttgagTGAAAAAAACATTGAATGAGCACATATTGCTGTGAACATCATTGAAACTAGAGGCGTAATACTTATTCATTAAAACTCCAAAATCTAGAATTTGATCGAAGAGAAAAACTCCTAGATATAAGATCAGGAGAGCAAAGCTCCCGGATCTAAAACTAAATCAAGAGAAttaggaaagaaacaaaaggaaataaaagcaaaaggaatTGGGAGGGAAAggagagatctaggtcaaatccCTCCCCTCCAGAAGTGGAAGAGACGAAAAAAAggttcgagagagagagagagagagagagagagagagagagagagagagagagatgaaggcTTTTTGAGGgtcaaatttatcaaataggaCAAGCATTTACTCAAAGAGATATGCGAATATCTATTTACTTGTCGTTGTGGGCAACCATTGTATATGACAATCCTTGTCGTCATTTTGGtatgagaaaattacaaaaaaattcataaacccaTTGCAATCATGCCATCttgttctaaactttttttttttttttttgggccaattgagtcctaaactttttgcatttgtatcaatttagtccatcgaCTAATTTCGATCGAAAGTTACTAACATGGACATTGACTGTCTTATATAGCGCGGCTAGTGTTGATGTGgacatttttcaataatattttaatatttttcgatttatttatttatattatttttccctttctttttctttccttcttcctctagttagTCGTAGAACTTTGGCGACTACCTAAaggcgagggtcggcgaggtcgaCTTCGCCTCTAGACAATTGAGGTCCACGACAGTGTTGGGCTATGCCACATAAGATGACCGGCCCTTGTCTCTAGCCGATTTTCGGTTCAATTAAGCGGGATTGACTCCATTAGCAAAttctgaaaatatttaaaataaaattgatataattgaaaggtttagaattaaattgacacaatcaCAAGacttttttgggtacttttcccATCAACAATTGTTGCCTCCAAAATCAATTGTCAATTAATCAGCATGTCCCGAAGAaccatttcacaattttcatgtattttcaCAATTAATTGCCCCTCTAATATGTCTCCTCCTCCTTAATGTATCGTCGGACCCACCCACTTAATTAGGTTTCTTCCATTTacttatattttgttttttgtttatggtgattatactaattttagctttctttaattaatttgacTGTTAGTTATgtgttaatattttaattggaaattgctattttttttcGCCAATATCTTATTTGTCATTGATcactgaatgccggaggtttggCACTCCATTCAtgaaataaaagccaaaataaattattcccACTAATTGTTCTCTttaatttctgttaattttcattcgaatatttttactttttctacaAGGTACTATTGTTTTTCATTCTATTCATGTCGCTGTTAGTAATGCTATGTTTGGGAGATTTGGAGATTGGGGAAAATGGCGGTGATGAACATTTTACTGgaccaccggccgtggtggctaTGCTGGGTAGGCTTTAGTGATCCTCTGCGAGGGAGGTGAGGAATTCGAAGCCCTTGCAACACAAGGTGGCTGGCAGAGTCACTTGATGACTTAagcgtgacgtcggggtggtgggtcctccgcaaACGTCGCCCCGGGGTTTACCCACCAGCTACCGGTTGTACGGGGTTCCttgagcataaaaaaaaaaaaaaaaaaacattttactgGAATAAAgcttaaattatttaaatttttcacaagatgacaaaaatgagggaaaatttaaatttatatgtATTTTCATCCGATTTCGAAGAAGTTttcatttaagaaaagaaagagagagtaccCAAAATTTGGAAGGAGGGTCACCGGGTCAATTTTCGTgttgaaattgtttttttattaatattctaAGCCCACGATAAAGTTATTATCAAGTAAGTTccctattcttcttttttgatcTTGTGGTCCTCTCATACAGGTTTGGATAAGAACTCTTTGTTCTTAATCACCTAGAATAACATAAAAAGATTAtgataaaagaggaaaagataaatgGGAAGTGAGATTATGATAATGTTGAAGGCCACATGTTAGCCTCCTATAAGTCCACTTCAACGCACGGCTTTACATATATCATATTAGATTCTCACACTTGAACTTGCAAAGATGCTTCCACAAATATAACGTCCAAAAGAAAATGGCACACATAACATATATTCCAAGCAcataatcaaccctagaagtccTTACATGCAAATTGACAAACATGTCGCTATGGTAATAAGGGATTAGATGCAGGAAGAAGTTGAATCCATTCCCAGACAGGAAAGACAGCTTCAAAGTTCTTCTGCATCCACTTCCCGTTCGGGctcttcattctcttcttcaacTGTCGAGCTCGGGTTGATACTGGCAAGTTGCTGAGCCACATGGCTCATTGCTGGCCTGTTTGCACCACTTTGGTCCAAGCACTTCACTGCAATCTTAGCTACACTTCGTATTTTCTCCATTTCATCTTCACTAGCGCCCTCAAAGTTTATGACATTGGAGAGTGTGTCGCCCTTCACAGAAGAGATGAAACAATGGATGGTATTGAATGACTTTTCGGACTCAATAACATAAAGTTCCTTTCCCGTGAGTAACTCCACCaggacaactccaaagctgtatGCATCGCTTTGAGGTGTTAGCATACCGGTGACTAAATATTCCGGATCAATGTAGGCCAACGAGTCTTTTTTCTGAGTGGCTACCATATGTCTATGCTTTGGTGATATGAGCACTGAAGTTCCAAAATCGGATATTTTCACCGAGTTTTTTTTATCCAGAAGTATGTTCGCTGACTTGATGTTGCCATGAAAGATTGGGGATTGTATCTTGGAGTGCATATAATTGAGTGCAAGAGCAGCTTGGGCGGCTATCTTGAAGCGTTTTTCCCACGAGATGGTCGACTCGTTTTGATGGATGAGTTGGAAGAGGGTGTCATTCGGAATGTATTCATAAACCAGCAATGGTGTTTTGGTCTCCAAGCATATGCCTTTGAGCTTCACCACATTtttgcagcttatgttcataagaatttcaagCTCATGCTGGAAATCCTTGTTTAGTAGAGACCGGTCCACATCTTTAGGCTTCTTGACCACGACCACGGTGTCCCGCACAACCACGGTGCCATTGTGCTCCTCTAGTGTCCCTTTATAGACAAAACCAAAACCATCATTGCGGAGCTCTTTGCGGTTGGTTGCTTTCGCCAATTTCGACTCTGTGAAGATTGGAACTTTGCGGTTTTTCATGAGctctcctccattttttctGAAGTTGATCTTTCTGAGTCTCCACCTCATTGTGACAGAGACTGAAGCAGTAATAGTTATGCCGAAGAAGGACACAGCCATCGCTGTCAAAGAATATATGTTACTAAATTAAAGATTCAAGGATGTAATCCACTTACTAGATAACCAATTATGCATGTCATCACTATCATGATTAAATGTTTTTCCATCCATTTTATTAGAGGAAACTCTGACCGACGGGTTACGGACATATACATCACCCatatttgcatatatatatgattCATAACCCACCAATGGAAAGCATGATAAAAGATTTTCTCTAACCAAAGATGAAAAACAT
The window above is part of the Eucalyptus grandis isolate ANBG69807.140 chromosome 6, ASM1654582v1, whole genome shotgun sequence genome. Proteins encoded here:
- the LOC120294780 gene encoding wall-associated receptor kinase 3-like; amino-acid sequence: MKGVHWLLIVAVAWWLRQGGALSVPGMCKRRCGDVDVPFPFGLNPYCARSQDFLLNCTNIEGSGIQLQWGNLTIHKISVGDSTMIASLPEAYECYDQDGTLADKSNPRAIDLSPNPLYRFSETQNKLVLVGCNAFASVADGEGTDRSACVSYCSGNDDFANETTCSGQGCCQASIPKGLTTLNINISSFGQNVPKSQHGRCARAFVVDNRPFNISNLTLQTFQDVNNNSGLVVDWMVKSDVGCEKAKDNSSYACGNNTDCRNFGNGTGYRCVCRDGYNGNPYNRSKGCKAIPCPFGLKLNKSRCQIAPRAIAAAAMAVSFFGITITASVSVTMRWRLRKINFRKNGGELMKNRKVPIFTESKLAKATNRKELRNDGFGFVYKGTLEEHNGTVVVRDTVVVVKKPKDVDRSLLNKDFQHELEILMNISCKNVVKLKGICLETKTPLLVYEYIPNDTLFQLIHQNESTISWEKRFKIAAQAALALNYMHSKIQSPIFHGNIKSANILLDKKNSVKISDFGTSVLISPKHRHMVATQKKDSLAYIDPEYLVTGMLTPQSDAYSFGVVLVELLTGKELYVIESEKSFNTIHCFISSVKGDTLSNVINFEGASEDEMEKIRSVAKIAVKCLDQSGANRPAMSHVAQQLASINPSSTVEEENEEPEREVDAEEL